TTTGAAATCGCAAAATATTGGTGCATTCCGGTTGAAATATTTCCCATTTTTGTCGGTAATAGTGTGCAATAAATGTACAAATTTTTTATTGGGGTATTGCATAAAATTTTCACGATTCCGTCCTCCGATCGGCTAGAAAAAAATCCAGATCGCTCTTCTTGTAAAAAATCTTTCCATCTTGCTTGATGTAAGGAATGGCCCCTATCGAATTGTAATTGTAAAGCGTTTTTTGTGTCACCTTTAAATAAGAGATGGCCTGCTTAAAATCCATCATCATACTGCTCGATCGGTCGCCTGCAATAATTTTTGGAAAATCCTCTTGGGCCTTCAATACATAGTATTGTCGCAAACCATCATCATCGGGGTTCAACAGTATCTCAGATATGACACCTTTTGTATCGGGCGAGAGAACACAGTAGACAGTGATCACATTTTCCCTTGAAAGGTTGTGAAACTCATAGACCAATCGGTTAGTCCGGTTTGTTGAAAGTTTCACTTCAACATCGTAAGGTGAGGTTAATAGCCCGCTCAGATAATGGCTTTCTCGCATTATCAAAAACAATACACCTCGATTACCTACATCATACTGAATTGTGGCTTTGTTTTCACTGTCAAAAAGTGGTTTATCAAAGATGCGTATCCTACCAGGATGAAAATGTTCTGACCTCTTCAATCCCAAATCTTGTGCGTAGTCCGGGGTGATCGTCTCCTCTAAAAGGATTTCTTTAATCCCGTAGCGATTTATTCCATCCTCATAGGTGATAATCTTCTGTAGATTAATGAGTCTCTTCACTCATGTCCTTTCATATGGGGATGTCACACTCTGCAAATCGGTGTGACAGCGGGTATTACAGTTATGGGGGTGTAAAAAGTGCGTTTTTGGCCTGTAATTATGTATTTTAATGGCTGTGTCACAGTGTCACAGGTGTCACACCTCATTTTCATAACTATTTCAAAAAATAAGCTATAAAAAAAT
This genomic interval from Bacteroidota bacterium contains the following:
- a CDS encoding helix-turn-helix domain-containing protein translates to MKRLINLQKIITYEDGINRYGIKEILLEETITPDYAQDLGLKRSEHFHPGRIRIFDKPLFDSENKATIQYDVGNRGVLFLIMRESHYLSGLLTSPYDVEVKLSTNRTNRLVYEFHNLSRENVITVYCVLSPDTKGVISEILLNPDDDGLRQYYVLKAQEDFPKIIAGDRSSSMMMDFKQAISYLKVTQKTLYNYNSIGAIPYIKQDGKIFYKKSDLDFFLADRRTES